The proteins below come from a single Sander lucioperca isolate FBNREF2018 chromosome 20, SLUC_FBN_1.2, whole genome shotgun sequence genomic window:
- the LOC116054522 gene encoding uncharacterized protein LOC116054522, giving the protein MFGKSNLQRPNHHTYDIGDEDPLIKELSKLMARLSISGQTELAFRSSNSRISNNGGSRVQQTLREGLEVNPKPTPKRRWEDLESAGIRRPDSLGPERKRRRLDTTEIKKSSWMSRARAFQRKRLSVFCSRSIIKQTLPPEVQKKEQTLKEGLEDKEKPSYKRKWEDFNSAGIRRPDSLGPQRKRRRVVLKRVQADGDIVMVAMPKKRNRTRRRKRRRCAKPVQDAEEWRHPECSGHKGPGEKTRGGRKEKRGGRQKAKHDVRSCFDKRGNTGPKNPSTPLYRARPFHQREQFGPPGRRNPQNMRHQGHRQWASPGPMCRAPGQGRAQRVPWQKNALGTRKTQGPVCHCHFLNQ; this is encoded by the exons ATGTTTGGAAAAAGCAACTTGCAGAGGCCAAATCACCACACG TATGATATAGGTGACGAGGATCCTCTCATTAAAGAGCTCAGCAAATTAATGGCCAGACTTTCCATAAGTGGACAGACTGAGCTAGCGTTCAGGTCTTCCAACAGCCGCATATCCAATAATGGGGGGTCCAGAGTTCAGCAAACCCTGAGAGAAGGCTTGGAGGTCAATCCAAAACCTACCCCTAAAAGGAGATGGGAGGATCTGGAATCGGCCGGTATCAGAAG GCCAGACAGCCTCGGtccagagaggaagaggagaagactGGACACAACGGAAATAAAGAAGTCTTCCTGGATGAGTCGCGCCAGAGCTTTTCAAAGGAAACGTTTGAGTGTTTTTTGTTCCAGGTCCATTATCAAGCAGACTTTGCCACCTGAGGTGCAAAAGAAGGAGCAAACTCTAAAAGAAGGCTTGGAGGACAAAGAAAAACCCTCCTATAAAAGGAAATGGGAAGATTTCAATTCAGCCGGTATCAGAAG GCCAGACAGCCTCGGtccacaaagaaagaggagaagagtGGTCCTTAAACGTGTTCAGGCAGACGGTGACATTGTCATGGTTGCCATGCCAAAAAAGAGAAATAGAAccagaaggagaaagaggagacgCTGTGCGAAGCCTGTACAGGATGCAGAGGAATGGCG ACACCCAGAATGCTCGGGTCACAAGGGACCTGGAGAAAAGACCAGAGgagggagaaaagagaaaagaggagggagacagAAGGCAAAGCATGACGTGAG GTCATGCTTTGACAAAAGGGGAAACACTGGACCAAAAAACCCCAGCACCCCACTTTACCGTGCCAGACCCTTTCACCAAAGAGAGCAATTTGGACCACCAGGCAGAAGAAACCCACAAAACATGCGTCACCAGGGCCACCGTCAGTGGGCATCACCTGGTCCGATGTGCCGGGCCCCGGGTCAAGGGAGGGCCCAAAGGGTCCCTTGGCAAAAAAACGCCCTGGGCACCAGGAAGACACAAGGACCTGTGTGTCACTGTCACTTTCTAAAtcaatga